The Anastrepha ludens isolate Willacy chromosome 2, idAnaLude1.1, whole genome shotgun sequence genome contains a region encoding:
- the LOC128863393 gene encoding uncharacterized protein LOC128863393 gives MAPNNQNYNADELEPPTWLDDEFFSKVLQNCETDAKDLQLKSTKLSPATLKGDHYASVMFRAAVGYECDGVAKVKKMIMKIMPSEEGHKKEMFAESTIFETEISMYTEVIPRFEQILRDIGEDTVLKAPILYYQLSPEKVIIFEDIVPLGYQVVRDRYLSYEELRAAYAKLAKWHAISYKINLEEPEYFEKFHQGLLSIPKIEDNEVMSAGIDHLIKQMKTMPSLQEYVPHLEQIKDAVFEGAIASFKEYHNTPKADAYYVLCHGDFHNKNMMFKHNAETGKFEDVMLLDYQLCYVGPLVNDLIYSFYMLLNSDQREHLTEFIYFYFEQFKETLQKIGFEGPMPKLMKIAEQRMQHKYWELFLLTTFLPAWLAFRGGDIGPDDMMTSEDARNEMYANKEFLDELTKLLPQYLHLGYFEKD, from the exons ATGGCACCAAATAACCAGAACTACAACGCGGATGAACTGGAGCCGCCAACGTGGTTGGATGATGAGTTCTTCAGCAAGGTGTTGCAAAATTGCGAGACTGATGCCAAGGATTTGCAACTAAAGAGCACTAAATTATCACCGGCCACACTCAAGGGCGATCACTATGCGAGTGTTATGTTTCGAGCAGCTGTTGGGTATGAATGCGATGGTGTGGCGAAGGTAAAAAAGATGATTATGAAGATAATGCCCAGTGAGGAGGGACACAAAAAGGAAATGTTTGCCGAATCGACTATATTTGAAACTGAAATTAGCATGTACACAGAGGTGATACCGCGCTTCGAGCAGATATTGCGTGACATTGGCGAGGATACAGTGCTCAAAGCGCC CATTCTCTACTATCAGCTGAGTCCTGAAAAGGTTATCATCTTCGAGGATATTGTGCCGCTGGGCTATCAGGTGGTGCGCGATCGTTACCTCAGCTATGAAGAGCTTAGAGCCGCCTATGCCAAGTTGGCCAAATGGCATGCCATaagctataaaataaatttggag gagCCCGAATATTTCGAAAAGTTTCATCAGGGTCTACTCTCCATACCGAAGATTGAGGACAATGAAGTTATGTCAGCCGGCATCGATCATTTGATCAAACAAATGAAGACAATGCCATCACTGCAGGAGTATGTACCGCATCTCGAACAAATCAAAGACGCTGTTTTTGAAGGCGCAATCGCTTCATTCAAGGAGTATCACAATACACCAAAGGCGGATGCTTACTATGTGCTTTGCCATGGTGattttcacaataaaaatatgatGTTCAAGCATAATGCGGAAACGGGAAAATTTGAGGATGTTATGCTACTGGATTATCAGCTGTGTTATGTCGGTCCTTTAGTGAATGATTTGATTTACTCATTTTACATGCTCTTGAATTCGGATCAGCGTGAACACTTGACGGAGTTCATCTACTTCTATTTTGAACAGTTCAAAGAAACGCTGCAGAAAATTGGTTTCGAAGGACCGATGCCGAAATTAATGAAGATCGCTGAGCAGCGAATGCAACACAAATATTGGG AACTTTTCCTTCTTACCACTTTTCTTCCCGCTTGGTTGGCTTTCCGCGGAGGTGATATTGGTCCTGACGATATGATGACATCCGAAGATGCTCGAAATGAAATGTATGCCAACAAAGAGTTCCTTGACGAGTTGACTAAACTTCTGCCACAGTATTTGCATTTAGGTTATTTTGAAAAGGATTAG